From a single Nissabacter sp. SGAir0207 genomic region:
- the eat gene encoding ethanolamine permease: MHTTSAPDARPALKRTLGSFHLWGIAVGLVISGEYFGWSYGWAQAGTLGFLVTALLVATMYCAFIFSFTELTTAIPHAGGPFAYAYRAFGPTGGFIAGFATLVEFVFAPPAIAMAIGAYLNVQFPAINPKWVAVGAYLIFMTLNLLGVSLAATFELLVTLLAIFELLVFMGVVAPGFDAANFMQGGWAGSDVFTSAALPGMFAAIPFAIWFFLAIEGASMAAEEAREPQRTIPRAFIGGILTLTLLALGVMLFAGGVGEWRQLANINDPLPQAMKRVVGSDSGWLHMLVWLGLFGLIASFHGIIMGYSRQIFALARAGYLPARLSAVNGRFHTPHWAILAGGVVGIAAIFSDSLVTLGGLPLTANIVTMSVFGAIVMYIISMASLFRLRRREPLLIRPFRAPLYPLLPALALGLAVVCLAAMIYYNPLLALIFAAMMLLAYAWYCITHHSRRAAACDPHLQIAEPLKAAAVKPGK; encoded by the coding sequence ATGCACACCACATCCGCACCTGACGCCCGGCCCGCGCTGAAACGCACGCTGGGCAGCTTTCACCTGTGGGGGATCGCCGTTGGGCTGGTGATCTCCGGCGAATACTTTGGCTGGAGCTACGGCTGGGCGCAGGCCGGTACGCTGGGTTTTTTGGTCACCGCGCTGCTGGTCGCCACCATGTACTGCGCCTTTATCTTCAGCTTTACCGAGCTGACCACCGCCATCCCGCACGCTGGCGGGCCGTTCGCCTACGCCTACCGCGCCTTTGGCCCGACCGGTGGCTTCATCGCCGGGTTTGCCACGCTGGTGGAGTTTGTCTTCGCCCCACCGGCGATTGCGATGGCGATTGGCGCCTACCTCAACGTGCAGTTCCCGGCCATCAACCCGAAGTGGGTGGCGGTGGGGGCGTACCTGATCTTCATGACGCTCAACCTCCTTGGCGTGTCGCTGGCCGCCACCTTTGAGCTGCTGGTGACGCTGCTGGCGATTTTTGAGCTGCTGGTGTTCATGGGCGTGGTGGCACCGGGCTTTGATGCCGCCAATTTCATGCAGGGCGGTTGGGCGGGCAGTGACGTCTTCACCTCCGCCGCGCTGCCGGGCATGTTCGCCGCCATCCCATTTGCCATTTGGTTTTTCCTGGCGATAGAGGGGGCGTCGATGGCGGCAGAGGAGGCGCGCGAGCCGCAGCGCACCATCCCGCGCGCCTTTATCGGCGGTATCCTGACCCTGACGCTGCTGGCGCTGGGCGTGATGCTGTTCGCGGGCGGGGTGGGGGAGTGGCGGCAGCTGGCCAATATCAACGATCCACTGCCGCAGGCGATGAAACGGGTGGTGGGCAGTGACAGCGGCTGGCTGCACATGCTGGTATGGCTGGGGCTGTTTGGGCTGATCGCCTCGTTCCACGGCATCATCATGGGCTATTCGCGGCAGATTTTCGCCCTGGCGCGCGCCGGATACCTGCCAGCGCGGCTGTCGGCGGTCAATGGCCGTTTCCACACGCCGCACTGGGCCATTCTGGCTGGCGGGGTGGTCGGCATCGCCGCCATCTTCTCCGACTCTTTGGTGACGTTGGGGGGCCTGCCGCTGACCGCCAATATCGTCACCATGTCGGTATTTGGCGCGATCGTGATGTATATCATCTCGATGGCGTCGCTGTTCCGGCTGCGCCGTCGCGAGCCGTTGCTCATCCGGCCCTTCCGCGCGCCGCTCTACCCGCTATTACCGGCGTTGGCGTTGGGGTTGGCTGTGGTCTGCCTCGCGGCCATGATCTATTATAACCCCTTGCTGGCGCTGATATTTGCCGCCATGATGCTGCTGGCGTATGCCTGGTACTGCATCACCCACCATTCACGCCGCGCCGCCGCCTGCGATCCGCATTTGCAGATTGCCGAACCGCTGAAGGCCGCGGCAGTTAAACCTGGCAAATAA
- the ptsH gene encoding phosphocarrier protein Hpr: MFQQEVTITAPNGLHTRPAAQFVKEAKGFASEITVTSNGKSASAKSLFKLQTLGLTQGTVVTISAEGEDEQQAVEHLVKLMAELE, translated from the coding sequence ATGTTCCAGCAAGAAGTTACAATTACCGCTCCGAATGGTCTGCACACTCGCCCTGCTGCACAATTTGTGAAAGAAGCGAAGGGTTTCGCCTCTGAGATCACCGTGACTTCCAACGGCAAAAGCGCCAGCGCCAAGAGCCTGTTCAAACTGCAAACCCTCGGTCTGACCCAAGGGACTGTCGTGACTATCTCTGCTGAAGGCGAAGACGAGCAACAAGCCGTCGAGCATTTGGTAAAACTGATGGCTGAGCTTGAATAA
- the zipA gene encoding cell division protein ZipA, whose protein sequence is MMQDLRLILIVVGAIAIIALLLHGLWTSRKERSALFRDRPAKRTKKERNSAPAEDVDEGVSEVRVRAAHAHDEPELGQFDEPEAAPVRRAPPQPAPAARQPEPAPQPAPRRQPAPVAEGDDPLLNGYSAAEPATAPTPRQRDVPEREPVHTFVPADEDEDLPMFGSADEPEPAPSRPAAAPVAPAAPAQPEPVVPPVPPREKLRETVLVLHVAAHQGGVIGGEVLLQSVLQAGFQFGQMNIFHRHLSPAGSGPVLFSLANMVKPGSFDPDTMSDFSTPGITMFMMVPCYGDANQNFKLLLQSAQRIADDVGGVVLDDERRMMTPQKLETYKARIREVLEATAES, encoded by the coding sequence ATGATGCAGGATTTGCGTCTGATACTAATCGTTGTTGGCGCGATCGCCATAATAGCGCTGTTGCTGCATGGTTTATGGACCAGCCGCAAAGAGCGCTCCGCCCTGTTCCGCGATCGTCCAGCCAAGCGAACCAAGAAAGAGCGAAATAGCGCCCCGGCCGAGGATGTGGACGAAGGGGTCAGTGAGGTACGGGTGCGCGCCGCCCATGCCCATGATGAGCCAGAGCTGGGTCAGTTTGATGAGCCTGAAGCCGCGCCGGTACGCCGTGCGCCGCCCCAGCCTGCGCCCGCTGCCCGCCAGCCGGAGCCGGCACCCCAGCCTGCGCCGCGTCGCCAGCCTGCGCCTGTTGCCGAGGGTGATGACCCGCTGCTAAATGGCTACTCCGCTGCCGAGCCGGCCACCGCGCCGACGCCGCGCCAGCGTGACGTGCCAGAGCGTGAGCCAGTGCACACCTTCGTGCCCGCCGATGAGGATGAGGATCTGCCGATGTTTGGCAGCGCGGATGAGCCGGAGCCAGCTCCCTCCCGTCCAGCCGCGGCCCCGGTTGCCCCGGCCGCGCCTGCGCAACCGGAACCGGTAGTGCCACCGGTGCCGCCGCGCGAAAAATTGAGAGAGACCGTGCTGGTGCTGCATGTGGCCGCCCATCAGGGTGGCGTGATTGGCGGCGAGGTGCTGTTGCAGAGTGTGTTGCAGGCTGGCTTCCAATTTGGGCAGATGAACATTTTCCATCGCCACCTCAGCCCGGCCGGTAGCGGCCCAGTGCTGTTCAGCCTGGCCAACATGGTGAAACCCGGCTCCTTTGACCCGGACACCATGTCGGACTTCTCCACGCCCGGCATCACGATGTTCATGATGGTGCCGTGCTATGGCGACGCCAACCAGAACTTCAAACTGCTGCTGCAATCCGCCCAGCGCATTGCCGATGATGTTGGCGGCGTGGTGCTGGATGATGAGCGCCGCATGATGACGCCGCAGAAGCTGGAGACCTATAAGGCCCGCATCCGCGAAGTGCTGGAGGCGACCGCCGAGTCCTGA
- the ligA gene encoding NAD-dependent DNA ligase LigA yields MESIIQQINQLRASLRHHEYQYHVLDAPEIPDAEYDRLMRELRELETAHPELITADSPTQRVGAAPLTAFEQVRHEVPMLSLDNVFDEESYLAFNKRVQDRLKSADTLTFCCELKLDGLAVSLLYEDGELVRAATRGDGTTGENITANVRTIRAIPLRLTGDNIPRRVEVRGEVFMPQRGFEALNEEARRTGGKVFANPRNAAAGSLRQLDPRITAKRPLTFFCYGVGVLEGGELPRSHWQRLMQFREWGLPVSDRIRLCNGSEEVLAFYHQIEQARTGLGFDIDGVVIKVDSLDLQEALGFVARAPRWAIAFKFPAQEQVTTVRDVEFQVGRTGAITPVARLEPVLVAGVTVSNATLHNADEIERLGLRIGDTVIVRRAGDVIPQVVGVVLSERPEHVREVTFPTACPVCGSDVERVEGEAVARCTGGLFCGAQRKESLKHFVSRRAMDVDGMGDKIIDQLVEKEYVKTPADLFRLSAGVLTGLDRMGPKSAQNLVNALQKAKETTLARFLYALGIREVGEATAANLAAHFGSVEALRAADLEALKSVQDVGDIVAKHVRNFLEEAHNQQVIDELLDPAIGIHWPAVQVIVPEEIDSPFAGKTVVLTGSLSILSRDEAKDRLTALGAKVSGSVSKKTDLLIAGEAAGSKLAKAQELGIEVIDEAEMVRRLDASA; encoded by the coding sequence ATGGAATCGATCATTCAACAAATCAATCAACTGCGGGCCTCACTGCGCCACCACGAATACCAGTACCATGTCCTTGACGCCCCAGAGATCCCAGATGCCGAATATGACCGGCTGATGCGCGAGCTGCGCGAGCTGGAGACGGCGCACCCGGAGCTGATCACCGCTGACTCACCGACCCAGCGGGTCGGGGCCGCGCCACTCACCGCCTTTGAGCAGGTGCGCCATGAGGTGCCGATGCTGTCGCTGGACAACGTCTTCGACGAGGAGAGTTATCTGGCGTTCAACAAGCGGGTGCAGGATCGCCTGAAGAGTGCCGATACCCTGACCTTCTGTTGCGAACTGAAGCTGGATGGGCTGGCGGTCAGCCTGCTGTATGAAGATGGGGAGCTGGTGCGCGCCGCCACCCGCGGCGACGGCACCACCGGCGAGAACATCACCGCCAACGTGCGTACCATCCGCGCCATCCCGCTGCGCCTGACCGGTGACAATATCCCGCGCCGGGTGGAAGTACGCGGCGAGGTGTTCATGCCGCAGCGCGGCTTTGAGGCGTTGAATGAGGAGGCGCGCCGCACGGGCGGCAAGGTGTTCGCCAACCCGCGCAACGCCGCGGCTGGCTCACTGCGCCAGCTGGATCCGCGCATCACCGCCAAGCGCCCGCTGACCTTCTTCTGCTACGGCGTCGGTGTGCTGGAGGGCGGCGAGCTGCCGCGCAGCCACTGGCAGCGGTTGATGCAGTTCCGCGAATGGGGCCTGCCGGTCAGTGACCGCATCCGCCTGTGCAACGGCAGCGAGGAAGTGCTGGCGTTCTACCACCAGATTGAGCAGGCGCGCACCGGCCTTGGTTTTGACATCGATGGCGTGGTGATCAAGGTGGACTCCCTCGATCTGCAAGAGGCGCTCGGCTTTGTCGCGCGTGCGCCGCGCTGGGCCATCGCCTTTAAATTCCCGGCGCAGGAGCAGGTGACCACTGTCCGCGACGTGGAGTTCCAGGTCGGCCGCACCGGCGCCATCACGCCGGTGGCGCGGCTGGAGCCGGTATTGGTGGCGGGCGTGACAGTGAGTAACGCCACGCTGCACAACGCCGATGAGATTGAGCGCCTCGGTTTGCGCATCGGTGACACCGTGATTGTGCGCCGCGCTGGCGACGTCATCCCGCAGGTGGTGGGGGTGGTGTTGAGCGAGCGCCCGGAGCACGTGCGTGAGGTGACGTTCCCCACCGCCTGCCCGGTCTGTGGCTCTGACGTGGAGCGCGTGGAGGGCGAAGCGGTGGCGCGCTGCACCGGCGGCCTGTTCTGTGGTGCGCAGCGCAAGGAGTCGCTCAAGCACTTTGTCTCGCGCCGGGCGATGGACGTCGATGGCATGGGCGATAAAATCATCGACCAGCTGGTGGAGAAGGAGTACGTCAAGACGCCCGCCGATCTCTTCCGCCTGAGCGCTGGCGTGCTGACCGGGCTGGATCGTATGGGGCCGAAGTCGGCGCAGAATCTGGTCAACGCGCTGCAAAAGGCCAAAGAGACCACGCTGGCGCGTTTCCTCTATGCGCTGGGCATCCGTGAGGTGGGCGAGGCGACCGCCGCCAACCTGGCGGCGCACTTTGGCTCGGTGGAGGCGCTGCGTGCCGCCGATCTGGAGGCGCTCAAAAGCGTGCAGGACGTGGGCGACATCGTGGCGAAGCATGTGCGTAACTTCCTGGAGGAGGCGCACAACCAGCAGGTGATTGACGAGCTGCTCGACCCGGCCATCGGCATCCACTGGCCGGCGGTGCAGGTGATTGTGCCTGAGGAGATTGACAGCCCGTTCGCGGGCAAGACCGTGGTGCTGACCGGCTCGCTCAGCATCCTGTCGCGTGACGAGGCCAAGGATCGCCTGACGGCGCTGGGTGCCAAGGTGAGCGGCAGCGTGTCGAAGAAAACCGATCTGCTGATCGCGGGAGAGGCGGCTGGCTCGAAACTGGCCAAGGCGCAGGAGCTGGGGATTGAGGTGATTGATGAGGCGGAGATGGTGCGCCGGCTGGACGCCTCCGCATGA
- the ptsI gene encoding phosphoenolpyruvate-protein phosphotransferase PtsI: protein MISGILVSPGIAFGKALLLKEDEIIIDRKKISAEQVESEVERFLAGRAKASAQLEIIKTKAGETFGEEKEAIFEGHIMLLEDEELEQEIIALIKDEHATADAAAYAVIETQANALEDLDDEYLKERAADVRDIGKRLLRNILGMHIVDLGSIQDEVILVATDLTPSETAQLNLNKVLGFITDLGGRTSHTSIMARSLELPAIVGTSDVTKQVTNGDYLILDAVNNHIYVNPTADVIDELKAVQNQYLTEKNDLAKLKDLPAITLDGHQVEVCANIGTVRDVAGAERNGAEGVGLYRTEFLFMDRDALPTEEEQFQAYKAVAEAVGSQAVIVRTMDIGGDKDLPYMNLPKEENPFLGWRAIRICMDRKEILHAQLRAILRASSFGKLRIMFPMIISIEEVRELKQELEMLKAQLRDEGKSFDETIEVGVMVETPAAAAIAHHMAKEVDFFSIGTNDLTQYTLAVDRGNELISHLYNPMSPAVLSLIKQVIDASHAEGKWTGMCGELAGDERATLLLLGMGLDEFSMSAISIPRIKKIIRNTNFEDVKALADEALAQPTAQELMNLVNKFIEEKTLC from the coding sequence ATGATTTCAGGCATTTTAGTATCACCGGGTATCGCTTTCGGTAAGGCTCTTCTGCTGAAAGAAGATGAAATTATCATCGACCGGAAAAAAATCTCTGCAGAGCAAGTTGAGAGTGAAGTCGAGCGTTTCCTGGCTGGCCGGGCGAAAGCCTCCGCGCAGCTGGAAATCATCAAGACCAAAGCCGGCGAGACCTTCGGGGAAGAGAAAGAAGCAATCTTCGAAGGCCACATCATGCTGCTGGAAGACGAAGAGCTTGAGCAGGAAATCATAGCCCTCATCAAAGATGAGCATGCCACCGCAGATGCCGCCGCCTACGCCGTCATTGAGACCCAGGCCAACGCGCTGGAAGATCTGGATGATGAGTACCTGAAAGAGCGCGCCGCTGACGTGCGCGACATTGGCAAGCGCCTGCTGCGCAACATCCTCGGCATGCACATTGTTGACCTCGGCTCCATTCAGGATGAAGTGATTCTGGTGGCGACCGACCTGACCCCTTCTGAGACTGCGCAGCTCAACCTGAACAAGGTGCTCGGTTTCATCACTGATCTGGGCGGCCGCACCTCCCACACCTCCATCATGGCGCGCTCCCTGGAGCTGCCAGCGATTGTGGGCACCAGCGACGTCACCAAGCAGGTCACCAACGGCGACTACCTGATTCTGGACGCCGTCAACAACCACATCTACGTCAACCCGACTGCCGATGTGATTGATGAGCTGAAGGCGGTACAGAACCAGTACCTGACCGAAAAGAACGATCTGGCGAAGTTGAAAGACCTGCCAGCCATTACGCTGGATGGCCATCAGGTGGAAGTGTGCGCCAACATCGGTACCGTGCGCGATGTCGCCGGTGCAGAGCGCAACGGCGCGGAGGGCGTGGGCCTCTACCGTACCGAATTCCTGTTCATGGATCGTGACGCGCTGCCGACCGAAGAGGAGCAGTTCCAGGCCTATAAAGCGGTGGCTGAGGCCGTCGGCTCCCAGGCGGTGATCGTGCGCACCATGGACATCGGCGGTGACAAAGACCTGCCGTACATGAACCTGCCGAAAGAGGAGAACCCGTTCCTCGGCTGGCGTGCTATCCGTATCTGCATGGATCGCAAAGAGATCCTGCACGCCCAGCTGCGCGCCATCCTGCGTGCCTCCTCCTTTGGCAAACTGCGCATCATGTTCCCGATGATCATCTCAATTGAAGAGGTGCGGGAGCTGAAGCAGGAGCTGGAGATGCTGAAGGCGCAACTGCGCGATGAAGGCAAATCTTTCGATGAGACCATCGAAGTGGGCGTGATGGTGGAAACCCCGGCGGCAGCGGCCATTGCGCACCATATGGCCAAGGAAGTTGACTTCTTTAGTATTGGGACAAACGATTTAACCCAGTATACTCTGGCAGTTGATCGTGGCAATGAACTGATTTCTCATCTATATAACCCAATGTCCCCGGCTGTTTTAAGCCTGATTAAGCAGGTGATTGACGCTTCCCACGCGGAAGGCAAATGGACCGGCATGTGCGGCGAGCTTGCAGGCGACGAACGTGCTACACTGCTGTTATTGGGCATGGGATTAGATGAGTTCAGCATGAGTGCAATTTCAATCCCACGCATCAAGAAAATCATTCGTAATACGAACTTCGAAGATGTGAAGGCGTTGGCCGACGAGGCACTGGCTCAACCGACGGCGCAAGAGTTGATGAATTTGGTGAACAAGTTCATCGAAGAGAAAACACTCTGCTGA
- a CDS encoding DUF3820 family protein — translation MDKEDLIALANTPMPFGKYQGRMLIDLPEEYLLWFARKEAFPAGKLGQLLALTLAIKTEGLEGLVTPLKRG, via the coding sequence ATGGATAAAGAGGATCTCATCGCCCTCGCCAACACCCCGATGCCGTTTGGCAAATATCAGGGCCGGATGCTGATTGACCTGCCGGAGGAGTACCTGCTGTGGTTCGCCCGCAAAGAGGCGTTCCCGGCCGGGAAACTCGGGCAGTTGCTGGCACTGACGCTGGCGATCAAAACCGAGGGGCTGGAGGGGCTGGTCACGCCGCTGAAACGCGGCTGA
- a CDS encoding LysR family transcriptional regulator yields the protein MNYSLRQLRTFVAIARHGSFSRAGEAIGLSQSAVSHSIKELEAEVGIRLLDRTTREVVLTDAGQRLAPRVERLLEELQAALLDSRSFGTQHTGTVRVASSQTISAHLMPQRIADGAARFPEIRLTLRDQPQQQVLHSVRNAEVDFGIVIDPVTAADLHCEVIMQEPFLLLCRDDHPFAGQAQANWRDLEGQALVLQDYASGSRMLIDRALAEQGVTAEIVQEIGHPVTLYPMVEAGIGIGVLPALALPLPAGSRLAVRVLHPVVNRSLMLVRRKNRSLSPAAEAIWQVVQAQAAALTQRRQQQPNWPQA from the coding sequence ATGAACTACTCCCTGCGCCAGTTACGTACCTTTGTCGCCATCGCCCGCCACGGCAGCTTTAGCCGCGCTGGCGAGGCAATCGGCCTGAGCCAGTCTGCGGTCAGCCACAGCATCAAGGAGCTGGAGGCGGAGGTAGGCATCCGGCTGCTGGATCGCACCACCCGCGAAGTGGTGCTGACCGACGCCGGGCAACGGCTGGCACCACGGGTGGAGCGCCTGCTAGAGGAGTTGCAGGCGGCGCTGCTGGACAGCCGCAGCTTTGGCACCCAGCACACCGGCACGGTGCGCGTCGCCTCCAGCCAGACCATCTCCGCCCACCTGATGCCGCAGCGCATCGCCGATGGCGCGGCGCGCTTCCCGGAGATTCGCCTGACGCTGCGCGACCAGCCGCAACAACAGGTGCTGCACAGCGTGCGCAATGCCGAGGTCGATTTCGGTATCGTGATCGATCCGGTGACGGCCGCGGATCTGCACTGCGAGGTAATCATGCAGGAGCCATTCTTGCTGCTTTGCCGGGATGATCACCCCTTTGCCGGGCAGGCGCAGGCGAACTGGCGTGACCTGGAGGGGCAGGCGCTGGTGTTGCAGGATTACGCCTCCGGCAGCCGGATGCTGATTGACCGGGCACTGGCGGAGCAGGGGGTGACGGCGGAGATTGTGCAGGAGATTGGGCACCCGGTGACGCTCTACCCGATGGTGGAGGCTGGCATTGGCATTGGCGTTTTGCCCGCGCTGGCACTGCCACTGCCCGCTGGCAGTCGGCTGGCGGTGCGGGTGCTGCACCCGGTGGTCAACCGCAGCCTGATGCTGGTGCGGCGGAAAAATCGCTCCCTCTCCCCGGCGGCGGAAGCGATTTGGCAAGTGGTGCAGGCGCAGGCCGCCGCCCTGACCCAGCGCCGACAGCAGCAGCCGAACTGGCCGCAGGCCTAG
- a CDS encoding bile acid:sodium symporter family protein, which translates to MRFLPDPYTLTLIGTVVLASLLPAQGAFVPFFSHLTTAAVALLFFMHGAKLSREAILAGSNNWRLHLLVMCSTFIIFPLLGMALQWWSPLPVSPEIYAGFVYLCILPATVQSAIAFTSLAGGNVAAAVCSASASSLLGIFVSPMLVGLLMNVHSGEQHMLSQVGSIVLQLLVPFVLGHLSRPWLAGWISRHKKVIGKTDQASILLVVYSAFSEAVTHGIWHQVGIGSLLAILLFCAVLLAIILAFNMFVARRLGFSRPDEITIVFCGSKKSLANGVPMANILFPAASVGVMVLPLMLFHQVQLMTCAVLAKRYQQRQAAALTPAADKA; encoded by the coding sequence ATGCGCTTTTTACCTGATCCCTATACCCTGACCCTGATTGGCACCGTGGTGCTCGCTTCGCTGCTGCCAGCACAGGGAGCCTTTGTGCCCTTTTTCAGCCACCTGACCACTGCCGCCGTGGCCCTGCTGTTCTTTATGCACGGCGCCAAGCTCTCGCGTGAAGCGATTCTGGCGGGCAGCAATAACTGGCGGCTGCACCTGCTGGTGATGTGCAGCACCTTCATCATCTTCCCGCTGCTGGGCATGGCGTTGCAGTGGTGGTCGCCGCTGCCGGTCAGCCCGGAGATCTACGCTGGCTTTGTCTACCTCTGCATTTTGCCCGCCACCGTACAGTCCGCGATTGCCTTCACCTCGCTGGCGGGCGGCAACGTGGCGGCGGCGGTGTGTAGCGCCTCCGCCTCCAGTTTGCTCGGCATCTTCGTCTCGCCAATGTTGGTGGGGCTGCTGATGAACGTCCATAGCGGCGAGCAGCATATGCTGTCGCAGGTTGGCTCCATCGTGCTGCAACTGCTGGTGCCCTTCGTGCTCGGCCACCTGTCGCGCCCGTGGCTGGCGGGCTGGATCAGCCGCCATAAGAAGGTGATTGGCAAGACCGATCAGGCCTCCATCCTGCTGGTGGTCTACTCCGCCTTCAGCGAGGCGGTGACGCACGGCATCTGGCATCAGGTGGGGATTGGGTCACTGCTGGCCATCCTGCTGTTCTGCGCCGTGCTGCTGGCGATTATTCTGGCCTTCAATATGTTCGTGGCGCGGCGGCTGGGCTTCAGCCGACCGGATGAGATAACCATTGTCTTCTGCGGCTCGAAAAAGAGTCTGGCGAATGGCGTGCCGATGGCAAATATCCTGTTCCCGGCCGCCAGCGTTGGGGTCATGGTGCTGCCGCTGATGCTGTTTCATCAGGTGCAGTTGATGACCTGCGCGGTGCTGGCGAAGCGCTACCAGCAGCGGCAGGCCGCCGCCCTCACCCCGGCAGCTGACAAGGCATAA
- the cysZ gene encoding sulfate transporter CysZ → MPEPRRAPTGANGFHYVAEGWRLLSLPGLKRFILVPMLLNILLMGGAFWWLFTRLEAWIPQLMGYVPSWLQWLNYLLWPLAVISILLVFSYLFSTLVNWIAAPFNGLLAEQLEGRLTGKPLPDSGFVGILKDLPRIMKREWLKLAYYLPRALVLLALYFIPGIGQTVAPVLWFVFSAWMLAIQYCDYPFDNHKVSFAAMRQSLRRHKLHNLQFGALVSLFTMIPLVNLFIMPVAVCGATAMWVDRYRAQHALPPR, encoded by the coding sequence ATGCCTGAACCACGACGCGCCCCCACCGGGGCGAACGGTTTCCACTATGTCGCCGAGGGATGGCGCCTGCTCTCCCTGCCCGGCCTCAAGCGTTTTATCCTCGTGCCCATGCTGCTCAACATCCTGCTGATGGGCGGCGCCTTCTGGTGGCTCTTCACCCGGCTGGAGGCGTGGATCCCACAATTGATGGGCTATGTGCCGAGCTGGTTACAGTGGCTCAACTACCTGCTGTGGCCGTTGGCGGTGATCTCTATCCTGCTGGTGTTCAGCTACCTGTTCAGCACGCTGGTGAACTGGATTGCCGCCCCCTTCAACGGCCTGCTGGCAGAGCAGTTGGAAGGCCGGCTGACCGGCAAGCCGCTGCCGGACAGCGGGTTCGTCGGCATCCTGAAAGACCTGCCGCGCATCATGAAGCGTGAGTGGCTGAAGCTGGCCTACTACCTGCCGCGCGCGCTGGTGCTGCTGGCGCTCTACTTCATCCCCGGCATCGGCCAGACCGTGGCCCCGGTGCTGTGGTTTGTGTTCAGCGCCTGGATGCTGGCCATCCAGTACTGTGACTATCCGTTTGACAACCACAAGGTGAGTTTCGCTGCCATGCGCCAGTCGCTGCGCCGCCACAAGCTGCACAATTTGCAGTTCGGCGCGCTGGTCAGCCTGTTCACCATGATCCCGCTGGTGAACCTGTTCATCATGCCGGTGGCCGTCTGCGGTGCCACCGCCATGTGGGTTGACCGCTACCGCGCGCAGCACGCCCTGCCGCCACGCTGA
- a CDS encoding FlxA-like family protein — protein MTTISATGTSATQSSGGSDPAQQIAQLTKQVQKLTQQVKDLSNSSESSDEVQKQKDLLQAQIAQLQAQIARLEAQQAQAAQQKQQAANTASSDSAYSARTEGVNRPSDTNQIDIYV, from the coding sequence ATGACCACCATCAGTGCAACCGGCACCAGCGCCACCCAGAGCAGCGGCGGCAGCGATCCGGCCCAGCAGATCGCCCAGCTCACCAAGCAGGTACAGAAACTGACCCAACAGGTGAAAGACCTGAGCAACTCCTCAGAAAGCTCTGACGAGGTGCAGAAGCAGAAAGACCTGTTGCAGGCGCAGATCGCGCAGTTGCAGGCGCAGATTGCCCGGCTGGAGGCACAGCAGGCGCAGGCCGCCCAGCAGAAGCAGCAGGCCGCCAACACCGCCAGCAGCGACAGCGCCTACAGCGCCCGCACCGAAGGGGTGAACCGCCCGAGCGACACCAACCAGATCGATATCTACGTCTAA
- the cysK gene encoding cysteine synthase A: MSKIYEDNSLTIGHTPLVRLNRIGNGRILAKVESRNPSFSVKCRIGANMIWDAEKRGILTEGKELVEPTSGNTGIALAYVAAARGYKLTLTMPETMSVERRKLLKALGANLVLTEGAKGMKGAIAKAEEIQASDPDRYLILQQFSNPANPEIHEKTTGPEIWEDTDGQVDVLIAGVGTGGTITGAGRFLKSKNPEITLVAVEPTDSPVISQTLAGEEVKPGPHKIQGIGAGFIPGNLDLELLDRVAKISNDESMSMARRLMEEEGILAGISSGAAVTAAVKLAEEPGFADKTIVVILPSSGERYLSTALFADLAAE; the protein is encoded by the coding sequence ATGAGCAAGATCTATGAAGACAACTCACTGACAATCGGCCACACGCCGCTGGTACGTCTGAACCGTATCGGCAACGGCCGCATTCTCGCCAAGGTCGAATCACGTAACCCGAGCTTCAGCGTCAAGTGCCGCATCGGCGCCAACATGATTTGGGACGCCGAGAAGCGCGGCATCCTGACTGAAGGCAAAGAACTGGTTGAGCCGACCAGCGGCAACACCGGCATCGCGCTGGCCTACGTGGCGGCCGCGCGCGGCTACAAGCTGACGCTGACCATGCCAGAGACCATGAGCGTGGAGCGCCGCAAGCTGCTGAAAGCGCTGGGTGCCAATCTGGTGCTGACCGAAGGTGCGAAGGGCATGAAGGGCGCCATCGCCAAGGCCGAGGAGATCCAGGCCTCTGACCCGGATCGTTACCTGATCCTCCAGCAGTTCAGCAACCCGGCCAACCCGGAGATTCATGAGAAAACCACCGGCCCGGAGATCTGGGAAGACACCGACGGCCAGGTGGACGTGCTGATCGCGGGCGTGGGCACCGGCGGCACCATCACCGGCGCGGGCCGCTTCCTGAAGAGCAAGAACCCGGAGATCACGCTGGTGGCGGTTGAGCCAACCGACTCCCCGGTCATCAGCCAGACGCTGGCGGGTGAAGAGGTCAAACCCGGCCCGCACAAAATCCAGGGCATTGGCGCTGGCTTCATCCCCGGTAACCTCGATCTGGAGCTGCTGGACCGCGTTGCCAAAATCAGCAATGACGAATCCATGAGCATGGCGCGCCGCCTGATGGAAGAGGAAGGCATTTTGGCCGGCATCTCTTCCGGCGCGGCTGTGACGGCGGCGGTGAAACTGGCGGAAGAGCCGGGCTTTGCTGACAAAACCATCGTGGTGATCCTGCCCTCCTCCGGCGAGCGCTACCTCAGCACCGCGCTGTTTGCCGATCTGGCGGCGGAATAA